A section of the Saccharopolyspora gregorii genome encodes:
- the eccB gene encoding type VII secretion protein EccB — translation MQTQRDHVHAYQFLMGRMSSALVLADPASAEVPAKRAKTGLIVGVVLALLIAVGFGVYGLFVPGGSKKWQAQGAIVVEKETGARFVNAGGVLHPTLNYASAKLLQGAGSEVQTISQASLAGAPRGGPIGIPDAPQTLPPAEDLAGSHWLVCLPGASTGAAPGQFNLDFDPTSTARQLPADQYLPVRSVDGTDYLLWQGRKHRLADPSVQIALGMANARPSTAPPWWLDAVPDGPVLEPARIDGAGSAGSPVGGIPRQVGQLFEQHAANGGVQRFVLRADGLAPLSMTEFALLAAQPGNPAPERIGAAAVAGTPRSADRSLFDRIPDLSGAGWQAGADGLCLRQSPAGTQIRSQVVLAAPRQAAAPGGAVNVRPGTGLVVGALPIPPGQRVPDRYLITDQGTKHLVPDDESMQALGFGSAPVRPIANELLAALPTGPVLSRAAMGVSEKG, via the coding sequence GTGCAGACCCAACGGGACCACGTCCACGCCTACCAGTTCCTGATGGGCAGGATGAGTTCGGCTCTGGTGCTCGCCGACCCGGCCAGCGCGGAGGTTCCTGCCAAACGGGCCAAGACCGGGCTGATCGTCGGTGTGGTGCTCGCGTTGCTGATCGCGGTCGGGTTCGGCGTCTACGGTCTCTTCGTCCCTGGCGGCAGCAAGAAGTGGCAGGCCCAGGGCGCGATCGTGGTGGAGAAGGAGACCGGGGCCAGGTTCGTCAATGCGGGCGGGGTGCTGCACCCGACGCTGAACTACGCCTCGGCGAAGTTGTTGCAGGGTGCGGGATCCGAGGTGCAGACGATCTCGCAGGCCTCCCTCGCGGGCGCCCCGCGCGGCGGCCCCATCGGCATCCCGGACGCGCCGCAGACGCTCCCCCCGGCCGAGGACCTGGCCGGTTCGCACTGGCTGGTCTGCCTGCCGGGGGCGAGCACCGGAGCCGCCCCCGGGCAGTTCAACCTCGACTTCGATCCGACGTCCACCGCCCGGCAGCTGCCCGCCGACCAGTACCTGCCGGTGCGTTCGGTCGACGGCACCGACTACCTGCTGTGGCAGGGCCGCAAGCACCGGCTCGCCGATCCGTCGGTCCAGATCGCGCTGGGCATGGCCAATGCGCGTCCGTCCACGGCTCCGCCGTGGTGGCTCGACGCGGTGCCGGACGGGCCGGTGCTGGAGCCGGCCCGGATCGACGGCGCCGGGTCCGCCGGGTCGCCCGTCGGCGGCATCCCGCGCCAGGTGGGGCAGCTGTTCGAACAGCATGCCGCCAACGGCGGGGTCCAGCGGTTCGTGCTCCGCGCGGACGGACTGGCACCGCTGAGCATGACCGAGTTCGCGCTGCTGGCCGCCCAGCCCGGAAACCCGGCGCCGGAGCGGATCGGCGCCGCCGCGGTGGCCGGGACGCCCCGCTCGGCGGACCGGTCGCTGTTCGACCGGATCCCCGACCTCAGCGGCGCGGGCTGGCAGGCCGGAGCGGACGGGCTCTGCCTGCGCCAAAGTCCGGCCGGAACTCAGATCCGCAGCCAGGTGGTGCTCGCCGCGCCCCGCCAGGCCGCCGCGCCCGGCGGCGCGGTCAACGTGCGGCCGGGAACCGGCTTGGTGGTCGGTGCGCTGCCGATTCCCCCCGGGCAGCGGGTGCCGGATCGGTACCTGATCACCGACCAGGGCACCAAGCACTTGGTGCCG
- the eccD gene encoding type VII secretion integral membrane protein EccD, producing the protein MTSARAAELCRVTVFGPDGKADLAVPVSTSVADLLPVLLSHTRRQPAEDEPGSWVLQRLGESPLDPDGTPETLDWLEGERLHLRPAADPLPQLDFDDLADGIATSVEKHPDRWQPEYGPRLFQALSGAVVGVLALILLGAGPTGLHAGFAAGLAVLFTCGAVPLAKNAKDVALVRLTGLAGCGYAGIAGLIAADGVPGGMVPTPPGLLVGTGCAALAAVLLLVLHRFADRSIPVGPFLTALLLAAVVHGGVWLGVGFGLSPGQTAGVLAGIVFGVVVFAPKVTVRAAFLRGPQLPRNATDLQQDIDPAEAEEVTSRTGNADRYLSAALVCAAAVLVAAFPLIMAESGWAPWALVSVLACSVLLRSRALFSAWQRVSLVVAGTSGLALVVLNFAREFTPGWRAVLVIGVLLVLLALVLGALRPLHRRMLPIWGHLANIFDTCTAIAVLPLLFQLLELYAWARGLAG; encoded by the coding sequence ATGACCAGCGCCAGGGCCGCGGAGCTGTGCAGGGTCACGGTGTTCGGCCCGGACGGAAAGGCCGATTTGGCGGTGCCGGTGTCGACCTCGGTGGCCGACCTGCTGCCGGTGCTGCTCAGCCACACCCGGCGGCAGCCCGCGGAGGACGAGCCGGGCTCCTGGGTGCTGCAGCGGCTCGGCGAGTCGCCGCTGGACCCGGACGGCACCCCGGAGACGCTGGATTGGCTGGAAGGCGAGCGGCTGCACCTGCGCCCGGCCGCCGACCCGCTTCCGCAGCTGGACTTCGACGATCTCGCCGACGGGATCGCCACCAGCGTCGAGAAGCATCCGGACCGCTGGCAGCCGGAGTACGGGCCGCGCTTGTTCCAGGCGCTCTCGGGAGCGGTCGTGGGGGTGCTCGCGCTGATCCTGCTCGGCGCAGGGCCTACCGGGCTGCACGCCGGCTTCGCCGCCGGACTGGCCGTGCTCTTCACCTGCGGTGCGGTGCCGCTGGCCAAGAACGCCAAGGACGTCGCGCTGGTCCGGCTCACCGGTCTCGCCGGGTGCGGTTACGCCGGGATCGCCGGGTTGATCGCCGCCGACGGCGTCCCCGGCGGCATGGTGCCGACGCCGCCGGGCCTCCTCGTGGGCACCGGGTGCGCGGCGCTCGCGGCGGTCCTCCTGCTGGTGCTGCACCGCTTCGCCGATCGGTCCATCCCGGTCGGTCCGTTCCTGACCGCCCTGCTGCTGGCCGCGGTGGTCCACGGCGGGGTGTGGCTGGGCGTCGGCTTCGGCCTGAGCCCGGGGCAGACGGCCGGTGTGCTCGCCGGAATCGTGTTCGGAGTCGTGGTGTTCGCCCCCAAGGTGACCGTTCGCGCGGCGTTCCTGCGCGGACCGCAGCTGCCGCGCAACGCCACGGACCTCCAGCAGGACATCGACCCGGCCGAGGCCGAGGAGGTCACCTCCCGCACCGGCAACGCCGACCGGTACCTCAGCGCCGCGCTGGTCTGCGCCGCCGCCGTCCTCGTCGCCGCGTTTCCGCTGATCATGGCTGAGTCCGGGTGGGCGCCCTGGGCGCTGGTGAGCGTGCTCGCGTGCTCGGTGCTGCTGCGTTCGCGCGCGCTGTTCAGCGCCTGGCAGCGAGTGTCGCTGGTGGTGGCCGGGACCAGCGGGCTGGCCCTGGTGGTGCTGAACTTCGCGAGGGAGTTCACCCCTGGCTGGCGCGCGGTCCTCGTGATCGGCGTGCTCCTGGTGCTGTTGGCGCTGGTGCTGGGAGCGCTGCGCCCGCTGCACCGCCGGATGCTGCCGATCTGGGGACATCTGGCGAACATCTTCGACACCTGCACGGCCATCGCGGTGCTCCCGCTGCTGTTCCAGCTGCTGGAGCTCTACGCGTGGGCGCGCGGATTGGCCGGGTGA
- the eccCa gene encoding type VII secretion protein EccCa, producing the protein MSTITVKRPPRATGPDMPEGTVELQEPPVMEEPAAMDFRSVAMIVPMGIGSMAMIMMVSSRSSSPMMYIMGGGMALAMLVMVLTQLGRNGAERKRKMASERRDFLRYIAQLREKARESADQQRQAVVWNNPAPSWLWSIAAGPRLWERRANQDDFGRARIGLGTQAAAVEYTAPSTKPIEDLEPLAAVSLRRFQEAYATVSGIPMSVGLRSFTSVEFAGAQESAVGLVRSLLGQLVTFHSPDELRVAVLTGETCQPEWDWVKWLPHNAHPTAHDAAGPLRLFACDHDELMDVLGADITDRPDHDPGSRPGVVEPLVVVVAHLTEIPESSRLLDTGLRNVVLLDLSGRMPGGAKVLRLTVEDDEVSFPVGDSTGTARRDQLSLVQAEALARSMAPKRTSGSVDVVDQPLESDFELTTLLGIRDPRTFDVPAQWRPRAAQRSRLQVPIGVTTEGEVVELDLKEPAQGGMGPHGMLIGATGSGKSELLRTLVAGLAATHSSEILNLVLVDFKGGATFLGMDELPHTSAVITNLADELPLVDRMQDALNGELVRRQELLRASGHSSSFEYEKARAGGAQLVPFPDLLLVVDEFSELLASKAEFMDLFVSIGRLGRSLGVHLLLASQRLDEGRIHRVEGHLSYRIALRTFSSMESRAVIGQAKAYELPSDPGNGYLKIDTTTLVRFKGAYVSGPCPERDGAAPATSEERAFSEVVPFRTQPYPSLHQIRQREEQDASEPEPNQEEEPGEDTPSLIEVLIGRLKGSGPPARQIWLPPLSAAPSLDGLLPSVVPDPIRGMTVEPTGGRTPLRVPVAVVDRPYEQSRDLMTADLSGSEGHVGIAGAPQSGKSTLLRTLVLGLALHNTPRDVQFYCMDFGGGGIMSLSGLPHVGSVATRMERDRVVRTIAELTQLLERRESLFAEHGFESISAYLRARSRGEIDDPHGHVFLVVDGWFTVKQDFQELESKIGELASRGLSFGIHLVLAATRWSEIRTWLRDLLGTKLELRLGDSMESEFGSRKAATVPNQAGRGITSDGYHFLTALPRLDGRSDVDDLSEATKTVTEEIRAFWPGDPAPPVRMLPTKLPARQLPAPEREFRMCIGHDEQRLQPVWHDFHAQPHLMVFGDGATGKTNLLRLALRSIQRRYGPDEAKIVLGDARRDLDQEVPAEYNVGFGINSEALHGLAEQIAASMVKRVPGPEISSERMRKRDWWEGPELFLVVDDYELLTRGGMGSALDPLLSMIPQGVHIGLHLVVARSTSGAMRAMMDPVLRRLWELGTPSLLLSYPKEEGTFIGEAKPRKLPPGRAQLVTRRGIQLIQTGLVEDEFAAAQPTSTIRKENR; encoded by the coding sequence ATGAGCACCATCACGGTGAAGCGGCCACCGCGCGCCACGGGGCCGGACATGCCCGAGGGCACGGTCGAGCTGCAGGAACCTCCCGTCATGGAGGAACCGGCCGCGATGGACTTCCGATCGGTGGCCATGATCGTGCCGATGGGCATCGGCTCGATGGCGATGATCATGATGGTCTCGTCGCGGAGCAGCTCGCCCATGATGTACATCATGGGCGGCGGCATGGCGCTGGCGATGCTGGTCATGGTGCTGACCCAGCTCGGCCGCAACGGGGCCGAACGCAAGCGCAAGATGGCTTCCGAACGCCGTGACTTCCTGCGCTACATCGCGCAGTTGCGGGAGAAGGCCCGGGAGTCCGCGGATCAGCAGCGGCAGGCCGTGGTGTGGAACAACCCGGCGCCGTCCTGGTTGTGGTCGATCGCCGCGGGACCCCGGTTGTGGGAGCGGCGGGCGAACCAGGACGACTTCGGCCGGGCCCGGATCGGACTGGGCACCCAGGCCGCGGCGGTGGAGTACACGGCACCGTCGACCAAGCCGATCGAGGACCTGGAACCGCTGGCGGCGGTCTCGCTGCGGCGGTTCCAGGAGGCCTACGCCACGGTGTCGGGGATTCCGATGTCGGTGGGGCTGCGCAGCTTCACCAGCGTGGAGTTCGCCGGTGCGCAGGAAAGCGCGGTCGGTTTGGTGCGGTCCCTGCTGGGTCAGCTGGTCACCTTCCACTCGCCCGACGAGTTGCGGGTGGCGGTGCTGACCGGCGAGACGTGCCAGCCCGAGTGGGACTGGGTCAAGTGGCTGCCGCACAACGCCCACCCCACCGCGCACGACGCGGCGGGCCCGCTGCGCCTGTTCGCCTGCGACCACGACGAGTTGATGGACGTGCTCGGCGCGGACATCACCGATCGGCCCGACCACGATCCGGGCAGCCGCCCGGGCGTGGTCGAGCCGCTCGTGGTGGTGGTCGCGCACCTGACCGAGATCCCCGAGTCCTCGCGGCTGCTCGACACCGGGCTGCGCAACGTCGTGCTGCTGGACCTGTCCGGGCGGATGCCCGGCGGGGCCAAGGTCCTCCGGTTGACGGTGGAGGACGACGAGGTGAGCTTCCCCGTGGGGGACTCCACCGGCACCGCCCGGCGCGACCAGCTGAGCCTGGTCCAGGCCGAGGCGCTGGCCCGCTCGATGGCGCCCAAGCGCACCAGCGGTTCGGTCGACGTGGTCGACCAGCCGTTGGAGAGCGACTTCGAGCTGACCACGCTGCTCGGCATCCGCGATCCGCGCACGTTCGACGTGCCGGCGCAGTGGCGGCCCCGCGCCGCGCAGCGCTCGCGGTTGCAGGTGCCGATCGGCGTCACCACCGAGGGCGAGGTCGTCGAGCTGGACCTGAAGGAACCCGCCCAGGGCGGGATGGGCCCGCACGGCATGCTGATCGGCGCCACCGGCTCCGGCAAGAGCGAGCTGCTGCGCACCTTGGTGGCCGGGCTCGCGGCGACGCACTCGTCGGAGATCCTCAACCTGGTGCTGGTCGACTTCAAGGGCGGCGCGACGTTCCTGGGCATGGACGAGCTGCCGCACACCTCGGCGGTGATCACCAACCTCGCCGACGAACTGCCGCTGGTCGACCGGATGCAGGACGCGCTCAACGGCGAGCTGGTGCGGCGCCAGGAGTTGTTGCGCGCCAGCGGGCATTCGTCGTCGTTCGAGTACGAGAAGGCCAGGGCCGGGGGCGCGCAACTGGTGCCGTTCCCGGACCTGCTGCTGGTGGTCGACGAGTTCAGCGAGCTGCTGGCCAGCAAGGCCGAGTTCATGGACCTGTTCGTGTCCATCGGGCGGCTCGGCCGCAGCCTCGGGGTGCACCTGCTGCTGGCTTCGCAACGGCTGGACGAGGGCCGCATCCACCGCGTGGAGGGCCACCTGTCCTACCGGATCGCGCTGCGCACGTTCTCCTCGATGGAGTCGCGGGCCGTGATCGGTCAGGCCAAGGCCTACGAGCTGCCGTCCGACCCGGGCAACGGCTACCTGAAGATCGACACCACCACGCTGGTGCGGTTCAAGGGCGCCTACGTCTCCGGGCCCTGCCCGGAGCGCGACGGCGCGGCTCCGGCCACGTCGGAAGAGCGGGCGTTCTCCGAGGTCGTCCCCTTCCGCACGCAGCCCTACCCGAGCCTGCACCAGATCCGGCAGCGGGAGGAGCAGGACGCCTCGGAACCGGAGCCTAACCAGGAAGAGGAGCCCGGCGAGGACACCCCGTCGCTGATCGAGGTCCTCATCGGACGGTTGAAGGGATCCGGGCCGCCCGCCCGCCAGATCTGGCTGCCGCCGCTGTCGGCCGCGCCGAGCCTGGACGGCTTGCTGCCCAGCGTGGTGCCGGACCCGATCCGCGGCATGACCGTCGAGCCCACCGGTGGCCGTACCCCGCTGCGGGTTCCGGTGGCCGTCGTGGACCGGCCCTACGAGCAGTCGCGGGACCTTATGACCGCGGACCTGTCCGGTTCGGAGGGCCACGTCGGCATCGCCGGTGCACCGCAGAGCGGCAAGTCCACGTTGCTGCGGACCCTGGTGCTGGGGCTCGCGCTGCACAACACCCCGCGGGACGTCCAGTTCTACTGCATGGACTTCGGCGGTGGAGGCATCATGTCGCTCTCCGGGTTGCCGCACGTGGGTTCGGTGGCGACCCGGATGGAACGGGACCGGGTGGTGCGCACCATCGCCGAGCTGACCCAGCTGCTGGAGCGCCGGGAGTCCCTGTTCGCCGAGCACGGGTTCGAGTCGATCTCGGCGTACCTGCGGGCTCGGTCGCGCGGGGAGATCGACGATCCGCACGGGCACGTGTTCCTCGTGGTGGACGGCTGGTTCACGGTCAAGCAGGACTTCCAGGAGCTGGAGTCGAAGATCGGCGAGCTGGCGTCGCGCGGATTGTCGTTCGGCATCCACCTGGTGCTGGCCGCTACCAGGTGGTCGGAGATCCGCACCTGGCTCCGGGACCTGCTCGGCACCAAGCTCGAACTGCGCCTCGGCGACTCGATGGAATCGGAGTTCGGTTCGCGCAAGGCCGCGACCGTGCCGAACCAGGCCGGTCGTGGGATCACCTCGGACGGCTACCACTTCCTCACCGCGCTGCCCCGGTTGGACGGGCGCTCCGATGTGGACGACCTCTCCGAAGCGACCAAGACGGTCACCGAGGAGATCCGGGCGTTCTGGCCGGGAGATCCCGCCCCGCCGGTCCGGATGCTGCCGACCAAGCTGCCCGCGCGGCAGCTGCCGGCCCCGGAACGGGAGTTCCGGATGTGCATCGGCCACGACGAGCAGCGGTTGCAGCCGGTGTGGCACGACTTCCACGCGCAGCCGCACCTGATGGTCTTCGGCGACGGCGCGACCGGCAAGACCAACCTGCTGCGCCTGGCGCTGCGCTCGATCCAGCGGCGCTACGGTCCCGACGAAGCCAAGATCGTTCTCGGCGACGCGCGACGCGACCTCGACCAGGAGGTCCCCGCCGAGTACAACGTCGGTTTCGGCATCAACTCCGAAGCGCTGCACGGGCTCGCCGAGCAGATCGCCGCCTCGATGGTGAAGCGGGTGCCGGGCCCGGAGATCTCGTCGGAGCGCATGCGCAAGCGGGACTGGTGGGAGGGCCCGGAGCTGTTCCTGGTCGTCGACGACTACGAACTGCTCACCCGTGGCGGGATGGGGTCGGCGCTGGACCCGTTGCTGTCGATGATCCCGCAAGGTGTCCACATCGGACTCCACCTGGTGGTCGCCAGGAGCACTTCCGGTGCCATGCGGGCGATGATGGACCCGGTGCTGCGACGGCTCTGGGAACTCGGCACCCCCTCGCTGCTGCTCTCCTACCCCAAAGAAGAGGGCACCTTCATCGGGGAGGCGAAGCCGCGCAAGCTGCCGCCCGGCCGCGCCCAGCTGGTCACCCGGCGCGGCATCCAACTCATCCAGACCGGTTTGGTCGAAGACGAATTCGCCGCGGCCCAGCCGACGAGCACGATCAGGAAGGAGAACCGATGA
- a CDS encoding WXG100 family type VII secretion target: MGSHQKKYDDNSSNTTTDDDDKHSVFADSAGTAEGDDNFNEWDWKRIKAALTGGAAVIGGQDDRLRGLVDPVTLQQAANNFDFARQTMESVATNLRDQARATAGPDGIWKGPAAQAFLAKMETFANNIDAHARLLSDGALESEAGGSISDTLRMNGNYLAWGGQTVDYYDRYYADLALQRGVAPKMEDNKVMVSKDEEVVKAMTESMRQVIVQVSSNYEWRKDDVVTPDPVKGEGPASPPPDPPPVDPPPEPPPVEPPPEPPPNEPPPDPPPVEPPPNEPPPVEPPPEPPPVGGPEGTPPPVGDPPPVGGPGGTPPPVGGPGGTPPPGGGPEQPPVKSAIPPPPVGTPPPVGTPQGGNPPAGNPPVGNPPVGNPPPVRIPPVGNPPVGNPPPVRIPPVGNPPVGNLPGGRSPNEPRPGPGILGAVPARFRRLPATRLRWEVRLRSAARPRSAVHLRSAARPRSAMGLQWVNRLGLRRPRAGRPVRASSRRLGRTSAVGCR; encoded by the coding sequence GTGGGTTCGCACCAGAAAAAGTACGACGACAACAGCAGCAACACCACTACGGATGATGACGACAAGCATTCCGTATTCGCCGATTCCGCCGGTACCGCTGAAGGGGACGACAACTTCAACGAGTGGGACTGGAAGCGGATCAAGGCCGCGTTGACCGGTGGCGCCGCCGTGATCGGGGGCCAGGACGACCGGCTGCGAGGACTGGTCGACCCGGTGACCTTGCAGCAGGCCGCCAACAACTTCGACTTCGCCCGGCAGACCATGGAGTCCGTCGCCACGAACCTCCGCGATCAGGCCCGTGCCACGGCGGGTCCGGACGGCATCTGGAAAGGGCCTGCCGCGCAAGCCTTCCTGGCGAAGATGGAGACGTTCGCCAACAACATCGACGCGCACGCCAGGCTGCTCAGCGACGGTGCGTTGGAGAGCGAGGCAGGTGGGTCGATCTCCGACACGCTGCGGATGAACGGCAACTACCTCGCTTGGGGCGGGCAGACCGTCGACTACTACGACCGCTACTACGCCGATCTGGCGTTGCAGCGCGGTGTCGCCCCGAAAATGGAAGACAACAAGGTCATGGTGAGCAAGGACGAGGAAGTCGTCAAAGCCATGACCGAGTCCATGCGCCAGGTCATCGTGCAGGTCTCGTCCAACTACGAATGGCGCAAGGACGACGTCGTCACCCCGGACCCGGTCAAGGGCGAGGGACCGGCTTCCCCGCCGCCGGATCCGCCGCCGGTCGATCCGCCGCCCGAGCCGCCGCCGGTCGAGCCCCCGCCCGAGCCGCCCCCGAACGAGCCCCCGCCGGACCCGCCGCCGGTCGAGCCGCCCCCGAACGAGCCCCCGCCGGTCGAGCCGCCTCCGGAACCGCCACCGGTGGGCGGTCCCGAAGGCACGCCCCCGCCGGTGGGTGATCCGCCGCCGGTGGGCGGTCCCGGAGGTACACCGCCGCCGGTGGGCGGCCCTGGAGGCACACCGCCGCCCGGGGGCGGTCCCGAGCAGCCACCCGTGAAGAGCGCGATTCCGCCGCCGCCGGTGGGCACACCGCCTCCAGTGGGGACTCCGCAGGGAGGAAACCCGCCCGCGGGAAATCCGCCGGTCGGCAACCCGCCAGTCGGAAACCCGCCGCCGGTGCGGATTCCGCCGGTCGGCAACCCGCCAGTCGGAAACCCGCCGCCGGTGCGGATTCCGCCGGTCGGAAACCCTCCGGTCGGCAACCTTCCGGGCGGTCGCTCCCCCAACGAACCTCGCCCCGGCCCGGGAATACTGGGGGCGGTCCCGGCGCGATTCCGCCGCCTGCCGGCGACACGCCTTCGGTGGGAGGTCCGCCTTCGGTCGGCGGCACGCCCCCGGTCGGCAGTCCACCTGAGGTCGGCGGCCCGCCCCCGGTCGGCGATGGGCCTCCAATGGGTCAACCGCCTGGGACTCCGCCGTCCGAGAGCTGGTCGCCCGGTGAGGGCCAGCAGCAGACGCCTGGGCAGGACCAGCGCGGTGGGATGCCGATGA
- a CDS encoding WXG100 family type VII secretion target yields MSDYRFNFSVADATLYDMDAVNNKVRSALAEMERAVESSLSEWTGDAQNAYWEAKAAWNQQANLMPQYLQAGRQTLLNISDNYGTTEQRARQIWDQTRG; encoded by the coding sequence ATGTCTGATTATCGTTTCAACTTCAGTGTCGCGGACGCGACTCTCTACGACATGGACGCGGTCAACAACAAGGTTCGATCGGCGCTGGCCGAAATGGAGCGGGCCGTCGAGTCCAGCCTTTCGGAATGGACCGGTGATGCGCAGAACGCCTACTGGGAGGCCAAGGCGGCTTGGAACCAGCAGGCCAATCTGATGCCGCAGTACCTGCAGGCGGGGCGTCAGACCCTGCTCAACATCTCTGACAACTACGGCACGACCGAGCAGCGCGCTCGGCAGATCTGGGACCAGACCCGGGGTTGA
- a CDS encoding WXG100 family type VII secretion target yields MAQQVQTATPGMQSAGQKFSDTASDFTRDMQSVNTMMATLQTSWHGDASRNFNQAMDNWEKSFSIVINKLIGMMEVMGINSKDYVAAEDDATSQAGSFSSALPLPGV; encoded by the coding sequence ATGGCACAGCAGGTGCAGACCGCGACTCCGGGCATGCAGTCCGCGGGTCAGAAGTTCAGCGACACCGCCAGCGATTTCACCAGGGACATGCAGTCCGTCAACACCATGATGGCGACCCTGCAGACGAGTTGGCACGGCGACGCCTCCAGGAACTTCAACCAGGCGATGGACAACTGGGAGAAGTCGTTCAGCATCGTGATCAACAAGCTGATCGGCATGATGGAGGTCATGGGTATCAACTCCAAGGACTACGTGGCGGCAGAGGACGACGCGACCAGCCAGGCCGGTTCCTTCAGCTCCGCGCTCCCGTTGCCGGGAGTCTGA
- a CDS encoding CAP domain-containing protein: MNAERTKRGLNRLVGDERLRRSARWHSADMAQRDFFAHQGFRGPSPFERMLTEGFEDPAGENIAVGQETPASVVRAWMQSIPHRENILNGEFRAIGVGLHIGRGIPWWTQNFGY, encoded by the coding sequence GTGAACGCCGAGCGCACCAAGCGAGGACTGAACCGGCTGGTGGGCGACGAGCGGCTGCGCCGCTCGGCGCGATGGCACAGCGCCGACATGGCGCAGCGGGATTTCTTCGCACACCAAGGGTTTCGCGGTCCGTCGCCGTTCGAGCGGATGCTGACCGAGGGTTTCGAGGACCCCGCCGGGGAGAACATCGCCGTCGGCCAGGAAACCCCGGCCAGCGTGGTGCGCGCCTGGATGCAGAGCATCCCGCACCGGGAGAACATCCTCAACGGCGAATTCCGGGCGATCGGCGTCGGACTGCACATCGGCCGCGGAATTCCCTGGTGGACGCAGAACTTCGGCTACTGA
- a CDS encoding response regulator transcription factor gives MTPLNRARHDPARAPGPRILVLEDDPAISQLIAEHLHRAGYTAVVASDGLLGLELAHELSPEFIVLDVTSPGLDGIRFCAKLRTRSRVPVIMLTSLDADEDRLRGLEAGADDYLTKPFDQRELVMRVQSVLHRTRTRPFRDVRRAGDLVVDRSARVVNKARRRLALTNREFALLVFFMDNPGRAFRRDELMREVWRRDSGDASTVTVHVRRLREKVELDPSRPEILVTVWGVGYRFDPPRAPDELG, from the coding sequence ATGACCCCGCTGAATCGCGCCCGGCACGACCCCGCACGCGCACCCGGACCACGAATCCTGGTTCTGGAGGACGATCCCGCGATATCCCAGCTGATCGCCGAGCACCTGCACCGGGCCGGCTACACCGCGGTCGTCGCGTCCGACGGCCTGCTCGGTCTGGAGCTGGCACACGAGCTGAGCCCCGAGTTCATCGTGCTGGACGTGACGTCGCCCGGCCTGGACGGCATCCGGTTCTGCGCGAAGCTGCGCACCAGGAGCCGAGTACCGGTGATCATGCTGACCTCGTTGGACGCCGATGAGGATCGGCTGCGCGGGCTGGAGGCAGGCGCGGACGACTACCTCACCAAACCGTTCGACCAGCGAGAGCTGGTGATGCGAGTCCAGTCGGTGCTCCACAGGACGCGGACCAGGCCGTTCCGCGACGTCCGGCGCGCAGGAGACCTCGTGGTGGATCGATCCGCGCGAGTCGTCAACAAGGCTCGACGGCGGCTGGCGTTGACCAACCGGGAGTTCGCACTGCTGGTGTTCTTCATGGACAACCCCGGCCGGGCGTTCCGGCGCGATGAGCTGATGCGCGAGGTGTGGCGTCGCGACTCCGGCGACGCGTCGACCGTGACCGTCCATGTACGACGGTTGCGGGAGAAGGTCGAGCTCGACCCGTCACGTCCGGAGATCCTGGTGACCGTGTGGGGCGTGGGCTACCGGTTCGACCCGCCCCGCGCCCCGGACGAGCTCGGCTGA